Within Sporosarcina sp. PTS2304, the genomic segment TTTGGATATGTACACAAAAAAGATTTTATAGTAGTTCCTTTTTTAATAACAAATATAGATGAAACAACTACTACAAATCGTTTTGTAAATGGCATTCCTGTGGGTAAATATACTTATGGATATGCAAATCATTGTTTTAATGGATCTTTGTTAAGAGAAATTGGAGCATTTTGTTCTATTAATTCATCTGTGAAAATAGGAGAAGTTAATCATCCAACAAACTTAATAACTACACATCCAATACTTTATACGCCGGAAGAAGAAATTCTTGGATATGAGGGTATACCTGGAATCTATGGAAAAGAAAAAGTTCTTAATATTTTTGATCATGAAAATAATGAAGGTATATATATAAAAAATGATGTATGGATAGGAGCAAATGCAATTATTCTACCAGGTGTAACTATTCATAATGGGGCAGTGATTGGAGCTGGTGCAGTTGTAACAAAAGATATTCCAGCATATGCAATTGTAGTAGGAGTCCCTGCAAAAATAATAAAGTATCGCTTTAATCCAGAAGAGATTGAAGTATTAGAACGTGTTCAGTGGTGGAATTGGGAAGTAGAAGAAATTGAGCAGTCTAATGAGTATTTTAATAACCCTAAACTTTTTTTTGAAAAATTTAAAAGGTAGATGAAGCATTTATGAAATCAGCACTAATCACTGGTATCACCGGACAAGACGGAGCGTATCTATCCCGTCTGTTATTAAAAAAAGGTTATGAAGTTCACGGGTTAATTCGTCGTTCTTCGATAGAAAAGTTTGATCGAATTGAAGAAATCATAGATCATGAACGGTTGACATTGCATCATGGTGATATGACGGATTCTTCAAACGTGATTCGATTATTATCAGAAATCCAACCGGATGAAGTGTATAATTTAGCAGCACAAAGTCATGTACATGTATCATTTGAAACGCCTGAATATACAGCGAATGCGGATGGAATTGGTACACTTCGTCTACTTGAAGCAATTCGAATCCTTGGTTTAGAGAAAAAGACAAAGATCTATCAAGCCTCAACGAGTGAGCTGTATGGCAAAGTACAAGAAACACCTCAGAGCGAAACAACGCCATTTTATCCGCGTAGTCCTTATGCGGTAGCAAAGATGTATGCGTACTGGATAACAGTAAATTACCGTGAAGCATATGGTCTGTATGCGTGTAATGGGATCTTATTCAATCATGAATCTCCTTTACGTGGTGAGACATTTGTTACGCGGAAAATTACGATTGCTGCAGCGCGTATAAAAAAAGGATTGCAAGACTGTTTGTATTTGGGGAATTTAGACTCTAAGCGTGACTGGGGGTATGCAGGGGATTATGTAGAAGCGATGTGGTTGATGCTTCAACAAGACGAACCTGAAGACTACGTCATTGCGACAGGAGAGACGCGGACTGTTCGGGAATTTGTAGAAAAGGCTTTTGCGGAAGTTGATGTGAACATCGAGTGGCAGGGCACTGGTATAGATGAAAAGGGTATTGATATTGCAACAGGACGAGTTATTGTAGCGGTTAATCCAGCGTTTTTCCGACCGACCGAAGTGGATTTACTATTAGGGAATCCAGCTAAAGCTATAGAGAAGTTGGGGTGGAAACGTAAGACGAGCTTTGAAGAGATGGTGAAGATGATGGTGGATGAGGATATGATTATCCAATAGATTTTCTTTAAATAAAGATTGTTAGATTTTCACCAAAAACTGTTTAATACTCTATAGTACAACATAGAATTATGTTGTTGTATTTAAAATAATGTGTTAAGTGTATTTCAGGAAACACTAAGCTTATCATTCGTAAATTCAATGTCTAATATGTTCAATAAATAGAATGGAGAATATCTAGTGAGAATAGTATTTTGTGGTTTTGGTAGAGCAGGAAAAGAATGTTTACTTGAACTCTTGCGGAATGATGAAGTGAATAAAAGTAATCTCTTTGTATATACATATGATACAAAAGATAATATGGAGTTCATTAATCTAATAAAAAGCCTAAATATTAGCTTTTCATATAATAATATAAATCGTTCTATTTGTGAAGTGAAAGATTTTAATCCAAATTTATTGATATCAGTCTACTATAGAAATATAATCAGTGCAGAAATTTTACAAATAGTAAATTATAAAGCATTTAATCTACATCCCTCTTTATTGCCTAAATATAAAGGTTGCTTTTCAAGTGTGTGGGCACTATTAAATGGCGAAGTAGAAACAGGCATAACTTTTCATTATATTGATAATGGAGTTGACACTGGACGAATAATATTGCAAGAGAAAGTTGCAATAAATAAGGATGATACCGCCTATTCTTTATATCATAAATTAATCACTCGATTCGTGCAGAATTTTAATTTGGCTTTCGGTCTAGTTAAAAAAAACTACCAAGGGTATTTACAAAGTAAACACGATGGTTCGTACTATTCAAGAGATTTACCATTCGATGGTATGATTGAAGCTAAAACATGTACTTATGATTTTGCTTCTAGGTTTATTAGAGCAATGTATTTTCCGCCTTATCCATACGCTAAAATTAAATTTAGTAGAGATATAATAGAGTTTGACTGTGTGAAGAAATTAGAAGATTATACTGATGAATTTATTTAGGTAGATTCTAGCGAAGTGATTAGAAAGATATTTGTTACTTGTCTATAAATTTAGGAAGTGTTTTTCTAGTAAAAGAACTGACCTATTCAGTTCTTTTTATTTTGGCCGATATAAAGTAGAGAACTGTAGAAAAAGGTGTGTACAATGGAAAAGAAATCGAACATATATGTAGCAGGTCATCGTGGCCTCGTAGGTTCAGCAATTCTTCGTAAATTACATACAGACGGCTATACGAATTTACTTACACGAACGAGTAGCGAACTCGATTTAAGGTCGCAACAAGAAGTAAATGATTTCTTTAAAAAAGAACTTCCAGAGGTTGTATTTCTAGCCGCAGCTAAAGTGGGAGGTATTTTAGCGAATGCTACGTATCCTGGTGATTTTTTATATGATAATTTAATGATTCAATCGAATGTAATCGATGCTGCAAGACGTTACGGTGTGCAGAAGCTACTGTTTTTAGGCAGTACGTGCATCTATCCAAAATTAGCTCCACAGCCACTGAAAGAATCATACTTACTCACTGGTGAACTCGAGCCAACGAATGAGCCATATGCACTTGCGAAAATCGCTGGGATTAAATTATGTGCAGCCTATAACAAACAATATGGAACGAATTTCATGAGTGTCATGCCGACGAACTTATACGGACCGAATGATAATTTTGATTTGCAAACGTCTCATGTATTACCAGCATTAATGCGTAAAATTCACAAAGCAAAAGTACAAGAAGAACCAACTGTAACGATTTTAGGCACAGGATCTCCTTTACGTGAATTTTTACATATTGATGATTTAGCGGCTGCTTGTGTGTATTTGATGAGCCGTTATGAAGCCGAAGATCTTGGCGAATTCGTTAATATCGGTACAGGTCTTGAAATTACAATTAAAGCGCTTGCTGAAAAGTTATGTGAGGTAGTTGGATATGAAGGCGAACTGGTTTTTGATACGACAAAGCCAGATGGAACGCCACGGAAGCTGACAGATGTTAGTAAGCTTGCTAGTTTGGGTTGGCGCTATGGAATTGATTTTGAAGACGGCTTACGTGATACATATGCGTGGTATGTGAAAAATGAGGTGGGGAAATGAAACTGGCTGGACCGAAAATCACTATTATTACGGCTTGTTATAATAGCGAAGATACAATCGAGCAAACGATTCAAAGTGTGTTAAGTCAAACGTATGAAAATATTGAATATATTATTGTCGATGGTGCTTCTACGGATGGAACGATGGACATTGTTGAGAAGTATCGCGATCGGATAGATGTAGTGGTTTCTGAGAAGGATCGTGGCGTGTATGATGCGTTTAATAAGGGGGTAGAGCTTGCTACTGGTGAGTATATTATATTTTTAAATTCGGATGATTATTTTTATAAAACGGATGTTATGGAGAAATGTAGTGATTTTATCGTAAGTCACGAGTATCCGATCGGAATTTACGGTGATATTTTTATACTTAACGAAGAAACAGGGTTTGTTGACAGGTATAGTCGTGAAATAAGTATTGATGAAATGAAAAAAGGTTTTATGCCACCCCATCCGGCAACATTATTGAAAAGAAATGTTATAAAAGAGTATGGTGGATTTGATTTACAGTATAGAATTGCTGCTGATTTTGATTTGATATCCAAACTTTTCTTGAATTATGAAGAAGATATTCTACATATTGAACGAGTTTTAACAAACTTTCGGCTAGGAGGTTTATCTAGTCATATAGATACTATGCATATAACTAAAAGTGAAACAAACCAAATACTACATCAACACTTTCCAGGCAATGAAATAAATTACGGTCCACCAGCTTTACATAATAATGAATATTACTTGATGAAATGGGTGGAAATGATTATACATCATAAGAAATCCATAGGTGCTATATTAAAGTCTAAACAAGTAAATTCAGTTGCGATTTTTGGAAGTGGTGAAATGGCAGTATTGATAGCTACTGATCTCCAAGCATATGACATTAAAGTTGTTGGATATTTAGATAACGATATTAACAGACAAGGAATTGTAATGAATAATAGCGAAGTTTTCTCACCAAAATGGCTTATTGAAAATTTAAATTCAGTGGATTTGGTGCTATATGGTTTCCAGGGTAATCATGACAAGGACATTGATGCGCAACTAGCATTACTCTTAGGGGAAAATAGGAAAATACCTTGTTTAAGTTGGCGTGAAATTATCAGTCAATGAATCTGTTTTAATTTGTTGAAATTTATCGAAACATTATTATTTTAAAGTACTGGAAATAATTATAGATAATTTATCAGAGGTTGCTTCAAATAATTACAATATAATAAAGTCTACAACTATTGACTCAGTTAATAGTCTTTTGATAGAAAGCTGTCAACTATGTAAGCAAGCCTTGTAAATCGGGAGTATATAAATCTTACAATATTAAAGATTAAAGTAGTTGCACTAAAGTTTTGAAGCTGAGGAGTTTATTGATGATTAAGTTAAGCGTATTAACCACGATATTTAATGGTGAAGATTTCATTGATGAAATGTTTGAAAGTATAATTTCACAAACATTTAAAGATTTTGAGTGGATAATTATTGATGATGGTTCGACTGATAGTACTTGGGAGAAATTAAAAAAGTATAACGATAAACGAATCAAGCTATTTCGTTTAGATTCTAATAGAGGTGTGGGTTTTGCAAGTCATTATGCTTTATCTTTAGCTAGAGGTGAATACATAGCTAAAGTAGATGTAGATGATTTAAGTATGCCAACAAGATTTGAAAAACAAATTAGTTTTTTAAATGACAATCCGACTATTGATTTGATAGATACATTTGTTCAATACTTTCCCGACAATAAAAGCGTTAGTGAATCAGCTAGATATAAATTTTATGAAGAAGTACATGAAAAGTATGTTAATCAATACTTATCTGTTGATGAAATATCAGAAGAATTATATTGGAATTGTATCATTATAAATAGTGCTATGATGGCGAGAAAAGATAGTGTGTTATCAGTAGGATATTCTTGTGATTTAAAACAAGGTGAAGATTATTTACTATATTATGAAATGAACAAAGCTGGTATGAAATTTTATAAAATAAATGAAATTCTTGTCAAAGTAAGAATATCTGGAGTATCAACAACATCTTCAAATTGGGATAAAATAGATGATATTAAGTTGAATATAAAATCTGTAGAAAGAAATAGTTTTTTAATTAATGATAAAAGACCGCTTATCATATGGGGAGCAGGAAAAAATGGGAAAGATACTTTAAATTATATTCATCAAATTTATGGGATAAAGCCATCTATTTTCTTTGATTCTGACAAAACTAAAGCGGGGAAAAGTATTGAAGGGATAGCTATAGAACAACCTAGAAATTTTAAAGGGTATAAAATTTGCGTAGCTTCATCGTATGGACAAAATGAAATCATTAAAACACTTAAAGAACAAAATTATAAACCGTTAATTGACTACTACGTTGTGCTTTAATATCCTTAAGGGTATATTTCCAGGTTTTATATAAGGGAGATAAGGTTATGAATGACTGTATAAATATAATACTTGCCAGTGATGATGGATATATTCCACACGCTGCAGTGATGATGACATCTGTTTTAGAAAATACAAGAACGCCCGATAAAATACACTTTTTTTTATTAGATGCTGGTGTTAGTGTAACTAACCGTAAAATATTAGATGATATATCTACTAAATATAATGCAGCTATTGATTTTTTAACTATAAACAAGTCATTATTTACTGATTTTTATGTAAGCCATCATATTAATCATACATCCTATTTTCGAATAGTGGCTCCAACAATATTACCTAAGACTGTTGAAAGAGCTATATACTTAGATTGTGATTTGATTGTTACAAAAGATATTAATGACATGAGTGTGATTGATATAAAAGGTGCAACATTAGCGGCTGTTTCAGATCCTTATGGTTCCGAAAGAGTAACAGAACTTGATATTAAAAATAAAAGATATTTTAATGCTGGTGTTCTTTTAATAGATATTACTAAGTGGAATGAAAATAATTTAACAGAAAAGATTATTGATTATATTAAAGAAAATAATAATCTTTTGAAATTCTGGGATCAAGATGCCATTAACGGTGTAGTACAAGGTGAATGGTTTGAATTAGATTATAGATGGAATGCGCAAAAAAGGCATTTTGACGATATGAATGAAAGTAATCTCTTAAATCCTTTTATCATCCATTATACAAGCGACACTAAACCTTGGCATATACACTCAAAACATCCATTGAAGAGTAAGTATATAGAGTATAGTAATAAAACTGTATTTGGTAGACCTGATTTTTTAGCACCTAGTTTGAAAAAAAGAATGCTTAAAACTAAAAATGTGGTTTTTGGTGCCGGTGAATTGGCAAAGTCTTTTATAGAATACACTGATGCTGATATTGCTTATGTAATCGATAACAATCCACAAAGGTATACAGAAAAATTTAATAATTATTGTATTAAATCGCCTACAGTACTACAAAATGAACTAAAAAGCAAACTAACAATTCTTGTATGTAGTATGTATTTTAAAGAAATTAGTGAACAATTAAATGCAATGAGTTTTGTGGAAAACGAACATTACTATCAAGTTCGTTAATGGCAAAAAGAATATTCATACTTATGGAAAAGTAGCGTGCTTTTAATTGTATTATTAGTGATTGAATCTATTATTCGTAAAATAATCGTAAAGCTATGCAATAATTTTATAGGAAAAGGTAAGTAATGTGAAAAATATTTACTAAAATATTACGATTCAATAAGAAAAGAGGAATATGAATGGATAAAAGGGAATTTATTTCTTCTCTTAAAAATAACAAAATAGTTCTTTTCGGAGCTGGAGAAGCAGCAATCAATCTTTTAGATGCATATCCATTTCTGCCTGTAGACGCATTTTGGGATAATGACCCGACAAGATGGGGGACAGACTTTTGTGACAGAAGAATTACCCAGCCAGTTGCGTTAGATTCAATAAAGAATGAAAAACTATTTATACTCGTTACCTCAATGTATTGGATAGAAATCTCTTCACAACTGACGGAGATGGGATATGCAGAAGGTGAAGATTTTCAATCAATCAATCAATTTAATAGCTTGTTTGGGAAAAACCAATATTTTCAACCAGGCCATTTTTATTCTCCAATCCCTGATGTAGCTGAAATTAAACAAAATCACTATTTTGAAAACCTGCCTACAAATCTCAATGAAATACAATTAAATAGTGCTAAGCAAATTCAGTTATTTAAACAACTTGGTCCATATATAGTAGACTTTCAAAAGAATTATTCTAGTAAACAGTTTACTCGTTTTTATTTAAATAATAATTATTTTGATTTATTAGATGCAACAGTTCTTTATTCGATGATTTTGTTTGATAAGCCTACTCGGATTATTGAAATAGGATCTGGATTTACATCTGCGCTAATGTTAGATGTGAAAGAACTTTTTAATATAGACGATTTAGCACTAACCTTTATAGAACCGTATCCAGAAAGATTAAAGTCGCTACTAGATTCTAAAGATTATAAAAATGTAATAATTCATGAACAGAAAATTCAAGATGTAGATAAAAATATTTTTTCTGCACTGGAAAAAGACGATATTTTATTTATAGATAGTTCACATGTCAGCAAAATTGGTAGTGATGTAAATTATATTTTATTTGAAATATTACCAATGCTAAAAAAAGGAGTGAAAGTTCATATTCATGATATTTTCTATCCGTTCGAATATCCAGAAAAGTGGGTGTATGAAGGGCGTTTTTGGAATGAAGCTTATATACTCCGAGCATTTTTACAATACAATGATATGTTCGAAATTGAATTATGGAATCACTATTTAGAAGAGAATCATAAAGATTTATTTGTCGAGGAAATAGACGGTATTTCTAATGGTGGTAGTATATGGCTCCGGAAAAAGTGAATCATTTATAGTTCATTTTTTAAAAAAACAACAATAATATTACTATAAAAGTGGTGTTTCTATGAAAGCTTCTGTATTAATTAATAATTATAATTACGGCCGATTTTTAAAAGTCTGTATTGAATCTGTTATTGACCAAACGTATCCTGATGTCGAAATGATTGTTTATGATGATGGTTCTACAGATGAATCAATCAGTATAATGGAAGAATATAAAGAACAAATTCAAATAATAGCTCATGAAAATCATGGGAAGACGCCGAATATAAATCAAATGAATGCAATAAATAAAGCTTTTGAATTATCAACAGGAGATGTAATTTTACTGTTAGATAGCGATGATTTCTTTATGAATAATAAAATAGAGGAAGTCGTTTGTATATTTACAAAAGATTCTACAATTGAAGCGATTCAACATCCTCTGAAGACTGTTGATGCTGAAGGAAAGCCTACTGGAGTAATTGAACCAATCCTAAAATATAATGAAAACCCAATTGAATCGATTTATGCTACAAAAAATTTATTTCATCACTTTTCCATAACGAGTGGGCTTTCTTTTAGAAGAAGCTTTTTAAAAAATGTTCTTCCGTTAGTAGAAGATGAAAGAACTAAGCTTTTCTCAGATACTCGATTAATGCTATTAGCAGCCTTAGACACAAAAATCGCTACTATTTTTAGTCCGTTAGCATATTATCGTCGTCATGGAAAGAATGCTTGGGGGAGTATCGGAGATCCAGCTGTACATAAACAATACACCGAAGAACTGTATTCGTTCTTTAATGAAGTTACTAAGGTTAGAAATAAGAAACCAATCTATTACTCTGAGGAACTATTCCTAGAGAGTACGTACTTTTACGATAAAGTAAATTTGAATACGTGTAGGGAGTTTATTACTTCCGATAGTAATCAGGATTTCTGGATTTGGGGAGCAGGTGAAGCAGGACGAAGTGTTTTGCATGCATTAAGTGAATTTAAGCCTAGCTTTAAAGGATTTATAGATAGTGATAAGAATAAACAAGGAACTGTTGTCTCTGGGTACCCTGTATATTCACCAGAAGAAATTGTTAAACGTGAAAGTATGAAGTTACTTATTTCACCGTACCATGCATACGAAACGATTGCTATTCACTTAAAAGATTTACACATTAAAGAAGGTCTCCACTTTATCTATCCGTATAGTAAATGATTCTGTGAAGAAAGGCGGTTAATTTGTTTAGTGTTCTATGAAGAATGGGGAGATTTGTATCATTAGATATGATGTGACAGTAGTTATGCCTGCTTATAATGCAGAAGATTTTATTGAATTAGCGATTGCGAGTATTAAAAATCAAACATATCCCGTTAAAGAAATAATAGTAATTGATGATGGTAGTACAGATAGTACATATGAAATTGTAAAAGAATTAATGAAAGATCATAAAGCTTTAAAAATAATTAAACAAGATAATAAAGGTGCTTCTGCTGCTAGGAATATTGGAATTTCAAAGTCTAATAGTGAGTGGTTACTATTTATGGATGCGGATGATGAATGTTCTTCAAGATTAATAGAAATATATATTAAAGAAATAAGAAAGTCCGGAAAACATAACGAAATATCTGCGGTTTATTCGGCTTATCAGCAAATAGATGAACAGTCTACTATTATTTCTACTGTTTTACGGGGTGAAAAATTTACTGGTAATGAGGGATTTTGCAATATAATTAAAAGAAATACTATCATATCCCCATCAGGTGTATTAGTAAAAAAGTCAGCTATTATAGAAATGAATGGTTTTAATACATCTATTAAATATGTAGAAGATGTTGATTTATGGACACGCTTACTCGGGAATAATCATATAATTGAATATATAGATGAACCCCTTTCATTTATACGAAGACATAGTAGTAATATCACTTCTAGTATGGGTACTTCCCATGAAGCAGAGAAAGTTATTTTAAATCAATACGGACTAGAAATAATTAAAGAGAAATTATTTAGTAGAGATTACTCACCACTAGAAAATATACTAGATTATGCTGACTTTTTACTTCGTTATAAAGAGTGGAGCGAGTGTTTGGAATTATTAAATGAATTAGTAGTTGAAAAGACATCTACATACTATATAACGTACAGTTTCTTACGTTCAATTTGTCACGTCGAACATAAGGAGTATGGCAAAGCGTTAGAGTTATATGAAGACATATTAACAATTAATCCTGAACATGGTTCGTCATTAAATAATGCAGGTGTTTTATATAGTGTGAATGGTTTGCAAGAAAAAGCTAAAGAAGCGCTTCTCCGAGCATTACAGTTGTATCCTAATTATCTTGATGCGCAATATAATGCGCAGCTAATTGAAAACTGTGAAAGTGAGCTGTCACACTATCGTTTTACCATGCGTGAACTACGACCAGTATTGCTTTCGTATAGTACAGATTAAAGAGTTGAGGTGAATCTAATGAAACTAATTCTGCTATCCGGTGGTTCCGGAACACGTCTATGGCCATTGTCGAATGACTCGCGTGCGAAGCAGTTTTTAAAAGTGTTGAAAAATGAAGAAACAGACGAATTTGAATCGATGTTGCAACGTGTGTTTCGACAGTTGGCTTCGGTCGTTTCTAAAGAAGATATGATTGTCGCTACGAATGCGGCACAAACAGATATGCTGCGTAGTCAAATTGGTTCGATTCCGATTGTAGTGGAACCAGAGCGACGAGATACGTTTCCAGCGATTGCGCTTGCGTGTGTCTATTTGTACTCGAAGCTAGGAATTGCACGTGATGAAGTAGTTAGTGTTGTGTCGGTCGATTCATTTGTGGATCCAGTATTTTATGAACGAGTGAGCGAGTTAGGAGAGCTTGTGGTGGAGACTGGAGCAGAGATGGGCTTACTTGGTGTGAAGCCAACGTACCCTTCTTCGAAATACGGGTATTTGCTGCCAAAGCGTAATGCAGAGTATATGGAAGTCGGTCGTTTTGTGGAGAAGCCAACGGAAGAAGCTGCTGAAGAGTTAATTGAGCAAGAAGGAGCCTATTGGAATAGCGGGGTATTTGCTTTTCCTTTGTCTTTAATACTTAATTTACTTGTGGAAAAAGGTTTTTCTGTTGAATATGATGTATTGCTGGAGAAGTTCTCTTCATTACCTAAAAATAGTTTTGACTATGAAGTTGTGGAGAAGCTGTCTAAGATTGTGGCATTAACGTATGATGGGTACTGGAAAGATTTAGGGACATGGAATACGTTGACGGAAGAGATGTCAAGCGAAATTGTCGGCAATGGTGCGGTAAGTGATGATTGTGTTAATACACATATCGTCAATGAGCTGGTGTTGCCAGTGAAAGTGCTTGGTGTTTCAAATGCAGTAGTTGCGGTAAGTGCAGATGGGATTTTAGTGACGGACAAGCCAGCTAGTTCGCGTATGAAAGATATGTTGCTTGATGGATTATTTTCACGACCGATGTATGAAGAGCGACGATGGGGTTGGTATCGTGTGCTAGATGTGACGAAAAAAGAGAACCGTGAAATTTTGACGAAGCGTTTATGTGTTCATCAAGGCAAAAACTTGAGCTATCAATATCATAATCATCGAGAGGAAACATGGACGATTATTTCGGGATTAGCAATTTTTGTGTTAGATGGTGTGCAGAGATTAGTCCATGCAGGTGATGTGTTGCAAATTCCAGCCGGTGCGAGGCATGCGCTGTATGCTGAGACCGAGACGGAGTTTATTGAGGTGCAGATTGGAGCACCGCTTGTGGAAGAGGATATTGTGAGAGTGACGGAAGACTGGCAAGAAACGATTTCACAATGTGCAGAGTTTAAATGAGAAGAAACTTGTAAGAATACAGAAAAATTAAGGAGAATTTATTTTTGATTGGATTCCCATTGCTTAATTTAGGGTACACAATAGTTAGAATAGTCTAGTTTAACCTTATACATTTTAGTATACTAGTAGTAGAGCAAACGTGATAAATAGATTTTCTGATGAATTTTAAAGTCGCTAGTAAATATAATAATGCTACATACAAAGGCGGGTTGGTCTATGGAACTTAAAGAAGTAAAAATAACAATTAGTCATAAATTTAATTTCTTTGAGAATAAGGAAATAGATCGCATTATTTCTAATATTCCATTTAATAAACTTGAAACACAAGTTTCAGAAATGAATAAGTTAGCTATTATTAAAATGGAAAACAATTTTTATATGATTATTAGTGATAAAAGTATTCAATTTAGAATGCGTCAATTAGATGTGTTGAATAGTAATTTAGAGATTTTAAATGTCTTTGATGAAAATATAAAAGAGTATTTTCGATTAGAGTTGATATCATTTAACGGAATATTACATGAAACATCTAATGAAGAAACGTATAACCAATCATTTGGCGATAATTTTCCTAGTTGTTATAAAGTGAGAATGCTAGGTATAGATATTGAATCTGATAATTTTATGTATCGCTTATCTTTAAACAAAAAGAAGAAATTTACTAAAGTAATGGTTAATACGTTAGTGAATAGTAATATTCAAAAAATCGAGCAAAATTGTAAGGGTGCGTATGAAGAGTTTATAAAGAAATTGGAAATTTTATATCCGCTTTTATAATATGAGGGAGTGATTGACATGGTTACTATGCCTAGTTATGAAGACCAATATGCAAATGAATCAGGAATTGAAGTTGATCATAAGATAGAGCATGCAGGGTTAATTTCTTCTTTTTTGCATTTGGAGGATTATTTAAATACAGAAAGTAATTATTTTCTTGTGGAGGGTTTAGAAAGAGATCCAATAGAGAAGTCTGTCTTTAATATATTGAACAATATAGAAAAGAGGGATAGCTTGGATAAGGATTATTCGAGTACTTTACCAAATGAACTATTGGCAAACTACAATGAAATGATGAATGCTAGTAAAAGAAATCCACTGAAAATATTATCAACGAATGAAGAACAATTAGCCTATATCCTGAAAATGGAGAAAGTGTATAATCGCTCTACTCAAGAACATATTAGCTTCATGAGAGCAAAAGAATATGAAGGCAGTGTTGAAGAAAGAACATGGTACAATATTGCACGGCAGTTAAAAAGAAATGGCGTGCTTCCAGAGTTGGAGGTTTAATTTTGTCAATTCAAGTAAAATCAGCTTTAGAAAGTGATCGGATTTCACATTCTTATCCTTA encodes:
- the gmd gene encoding GDP-mannose 4,6-dehydratase: MKSALITGITGQDGAYLSRLLLKKGYEVHGLIRRSSIEKFDRIEEIIDHERLTLHHGDMTDSSNVIRLLSEIQPDEVYNLAAQSHVHVSFETPEYTANADGIGTLRLLEAIRILGLEKKTKIYQASTSELYGKVQETPQSETTPFYPRSPYAVAKMYAYWITVNYREAYGLYACNGILFNHESPLRGETFVTRKITIAAARIKKGLQDCLYLGNLDSKRDWGYAGDYVEAMWLMLQQDEPEDYVIATGETRTVREFVEKAFAEVDVNIEWQGTGIDEKGIDIATGRVIVAVNPAFFRPTEVDLLLGNPAKAIEKLGWKRKTSFEEMVKMMVDEDMIIQ
- a CDS encoding formyltransferase family protein, whose product is MRIVFCGFGRAGKECLLELLRNDEVNKSNLFVYTYDTKDNMEFINLIKSLNISFSYNNINRSICEVKDFNPNLLISVYYRNIISAEILQIVNYKAFNLHPSLLPKYKGCFSSVWALLNGEVETGITFHYIDNGVDTGRIILQEKVAINKDDTAYSLYHKLITRFVQNFNLAFGLVKKNYQGYLQSKHDGSYYSRDLPFDGMIEAKTCTYDFASRFIRAMYFPPYPYAKIKFSRDIIEFDCVKKLEDYTDEFI
- a CDS encoding GDP-L-fucose synthase, which gives rise to MEKKSNIYVAGHRGLVGSAILRKLHTDGYTNLLTRTSSELDLRSQQEVNDFFKKELPEVVFLAAAKVGGILANATYPGDFLYDNLMIQSNVIDAARRYGVQKLLFLGSTCIYPKLAPQPLKESYLLTGELEPTNEPYALAKIAGIKLCAAYNKQYGTNFMSVMPTNLYGPNDNFDLQTSHVLPALMRKIHKAKVQEEPTVTILGTGSPLREFLHIDDLAAACVYLMSRYEAEDLGEFVNIGTGLEITIKALAEKLCEVVGYEGELVFDTTKPDGTPRKLTDVSKLASLGWRYGIDFEDGLRDTYAWYVKNEVGK
- a CDS encoding glycosyltransferase family 2 protein, with protein sequence MKLAGPKITIITACYNSEDTIEQTIQSVLSQTYENIEYIIVDGASTDGTMDIVEKYRDRIDVVVSEKDRGVYDAFNKGVELATGEYIIFLNSDDYFYKTDVMEKCSDFIVSHEYPIGIYGDIFILNEETGFVDRYSREISIDEMKKGFMPPHPATLLKRNVIKEYGGFDLQYRIAADFDLISKLFLNYEEDILHIERVLTNFRLGGLSSHIDTMHITKSETNQILHQHFPGNEINYGPPALHNNEYYLMKWVEMIIHHKKSIGAILKSKQVNSVAIFGSGEMAVLIATDLQAYDIKVVGYLDNDINRQGIVMNNSEVFSPKWLIENLNSVDLVLYGFQGNHDKDIDAQLALLLGENRKIPCLSWREIISQ
- a CDS encoding glycosyltransferase gives rise to the protein MIKLSVLTTIFNGEDFIDEMFESIISQTFKDFEWIIIDDGSTDSTWEKLKKYNDKRIKLFRLDSNRGVGFASHYALSLARGEYIAKVDVDDLSMPTRFEKQISFLNDNPTIDLIDTFVQYFPDNKSVSESARYKFYEEVHEKYVNQYLSVDEISEELYWNCIIINSAMMARKDSVLSVGYSCDLKQGEDYLLYYEMNKAGMKFYKINEILVKVRISGVSTTSSNWDKIDDIKLNIKSVERNSFLINDKRPLIIWGAGKNGKDTLNYIHQIYGIKPSIFFDSDKTKAGKSIEGIAIEQPRNFKGYKICVASSYGQNEIIKTLKEQNYKPLIDYYVVL
- a CDS encoding glycosyltransferase family 8 protein, which codes for MNDCINIILASDDGYIPHAAVMMTSVLENTRTPDKIHFFLLDAGVSVTNRKILDDISTKYNAAIDFLTINKSLFTDFYVSHHINHTSYFRIVAPTILPKTVERAIYLDCDLIVTKDINDMSVIDIKGATLAAVSDPYGSERVTELDIKNKRYFNAGVLLIDITKWNENNLTEKIIDYIKENNNLLKFWDQDAINGVVQGEWFELDYRWNAQKRHFDDMNESNLLNPFIIHYTSDTKPWHIHSKHPLKSKYIEYSNKTVFGRPDFLAPSLKKRMLKTKNVVFGAGELAKSFIEYTDADIAYVIDNNPQRYTEKFNNYCIKSPTVLQNELKSKLTILVCSMYFKEISEQLNAMSFVENEHYYQVR